One Setaria viridis chromosome 3, Setaria_viridis_v4.0, whole genome shotgun sequence DNA window includes the following coding sequences:
- the LOC117848445 gene encoding uncharacterized protein — protein sequence MASRRRLGLLLPLLSLALLLLTVSASDPTAPAVAAAGISGQPSAYEMLEGFGFPRGILPEGVTGYTYRASDGAFEVFMGGDCEFDVDGGYRLTYRRRIYGNVEGGSIRNLGGVSVRMFLLNWGIDRVVMEDAGHLMFYVGPLSQAFPADNFEESPQCRGRRCGGVAAGDGGAAGGVAAM from the coding sequence atggcctctcGGCggcgcctcggcctcctcctgccTCTCCTCTcgctcgccctcctcctcctcaccgtcTCGGCGTCCGACCCGACGGCCCCGGCCGTGGCCGCAGCCGGCATCTCCGGCCAGCCGAGCGCGTACGAGATGCTGGAGGGGTTCGGGTTCCCGAGGGGCATCCTGCCGGAGGGCGTGACGGGGTACACGTACCGGGCGTCCGACGGCGCGTTCGAGGTGTTCATGGGCGGCGACTGCGAGTTCGACGTCGACGGCGGGTACCGGCTCACGTACCGGCGGAGGATCTACGGCAACGTCGAGGGCGGCAGCATCCGGAACCTCGGCGGCGTCTCGGtgcgcatgttcctcctcaACTGGGGCATCGACCGCGTCGTCATGGAGGACGCCGGACACCTCATGTTCTACGTCGGCCCGCTCTCGCAGGCCTTCCCCGCCGACAACTTCGAGGAGTCGCCCCAGTGCCggggccgccgctgcggcggcgtggCTGCCGGTGATGGTGGTGCCGCCGGTGGCGTGGCGGCGATGTAG
- the LOC117848444 gene encoding uncharacterized protein At5g08430 isoform X4, translated as MGNRARSGRRRRAGGGDGGEASSSKRLRWVAEEEQEEEEEAVDGEDLCFVCKDGGELRVCDFRSCHKAYHPVCVGKDSDFLNSNEEFICEWHTCFICKGRSRYYCYCCPWHTFCQGCVSQAEFVPVLRKTKGFCINCLRMAIMIEKNVDVDSDGERADFNDRATYEFLFKEYWEIVRDKEGMTLDKLEEAYAILKRGQNCKPDPDLEKLPDEERNSDAEFVGHSDDSDEELSSRAKLNGMTMKIKSFRKGAKSMRNGFVGWGSKELIEFLSSIGKDTSETLDQYGVADVVKNYIRQNDLLQKDKKKLVICDEKLQPLFRKSKVRYNKIHYLLERHIAANMILEDEALASSEDNRDSVMTKKARIASYQPSAPKRTPEINKRCFASLVCDNINLIYLRRSLVVHLLKEPDTFESKVIGCFVRIKNDRKDYSFHMHKKLYQLGQVTGIRKTTEEDKIKDISDVLLCIFNMPDISISMLSDEDFDEEECQDLRLLAQNKSFKRYTVGDLEEKARSLRKDIMSHWINRELQRLDRLIDMANEKGWRKAKDEYLDKKQLLRKPSEQQRLLEEVPRVIPEMEDSKDTEVQVTTRDRSTQKSTVAFQGTNGTRASFFKSTAEEKFKGTGGERELSLKSLSEEKSEANNVCGIPSVQNLDNNAADKGAEVSVDGDTAGAIVQRQSIEATDVITIDDDDDDHPREKSGQATVDLDADDAGDTHHAEHKTNNISRRGHRNVKVKRGASLHMRMWHYIDPQGDEQGPFTMEHLRNWWNNGYFRDDFRVWRTGQTSDTAIKLIDALQLIDEVVAVTGPHVVDD; from the exons ATGGGGAATCGGGCGAGGAGCGGGAGGCGCCGccgtgcgggcggcggcgacggcggggaagCGAGCAGCAGCAAGCGCCTCCGGTGGGtagcggaggaggagcaggaggaggaggaggaggcggtggatgGGGAGGACCTCTGCTTCGTCTGCAAGGACGGCGGCGAACTCCGCGTCTGCGATTTCAG GAGCTGCCACAAAGCTTACCATCCTGTGTGCGTGGGGAAAGATAGCGATTTCCTCAATTCAAATGAAGAATTCATTTGTG AATGGCATACATGCTTTATTTGTAAAGGGCGTTCACGCTACTATTGCTATTGCTGTCCATGGCACACCTTCTGCCAAGGTTGCGTGTCACAGGCAGAATTCGTTCCAGTCCTGAGGAAGACAAAGGGATTCTGCATTAACTGTTTAAGGATGGCAATCATGATTGAGAAGAATGTTGATGTTGACTCTGATGGG GAGAGGGCCGATTTCAATGACAGGGCAACTTATGAATTTCTATTCAAGGAGTATTGGGAGATAGTTAGAGACAAGGAGGGCATGACTCTGGATAAACTTGAAGAAGCATATGCTATTCTGAAAAGAGGCCAAAACTGCAAACCAGATCCAGATTTAGAAAAACTTCCTGATGAAGAGCGTAATTCGGATGCTGAGTTTGTGGGCCACAGTGATGATAGTGATGAAGAGCTGTCTTCCCGAGCCAAATTAAATGGAATGACAATGAAAATTAAATCTTTCCGGAAGGGAGCTAAGTCAATGAGGAATGGCTTTGTAGGCTGGGGTTCGAAAGAACTCATTGAATTCCTTTCGTCAATCGGGAAAGATACATCAGAAACTCTAGATCAATatggtgttgctgatgttgTGAAGAACTACATTCGACAAAATGATCTATTGCAAAAAGATAAGAAAAAACTTGTCATATGTGATGAAAAGCTCCAGCCTTTGTTTAGGAAATCAAAAGTGAGGTACAACAAGATACATTACTTGCTAGAAAGGCATATTGCTGCGAACATGATATTGGAGGATGAAGCCCTTGCTAGTTCTGAGGATAACCGTGATTCAGTTATGACAAAGAAAGCACGTATTGCAAGCTATCAGCCCAGTGCCCCGAAGCGTACTCCAGAAATAAACAAGAGATGTTTTGCTTCTCTTGTTTGTGATAACATTAATCTAATCTATTTGAGGAGATCATTAGTTGTGCACCTACTTAAGGAGCCAGATACATTTGAAAGTAAAGTTATTGGCTGTTTTGTTAGAATAAAGAATGACCGCAAAGATTATAGTTTCCACATGCATAAAAAGTTGTACCAGCTTGGACAAGTAACAG GCATTAGGAAAACCACTGAAGAAGACAAGATAAAAGACATTTCAGATGTTCTTTTATGTATTTTCAACATGCCTGACATCAGCATTTCGATGTTGTCAGATGAAGACTTTGATGAG GAAGAATGTCAAGATCTTCGTCTGCTGGCCCAGAATAAATCCTTTAAAAGGTATACTGTG GGTGATCTTGAGGAGAAAGCAAGGAGTTTACGCAAGGACATAATGAGTCAT TGGATTAATCGAGAGCTTCAGAGACTGGATAGATTGATTGACATGGCGAACGAGAAAGGTTGGAGAAAGGC TAAGGATGAATACCTGGATAAGAAACAGCTCTTACGCAAACCATCAGAACAACAACGTTTACTTGAAGAGGTCCCACGAGTTATTCCGGAGATGGAAGATAGTAAAGATACTGAAGTTCAAGTTACAACAAGAGACCGGTCTACTCAGAAGAGTACTGTCGCTTTTCAAG gtACCAATGGGACAAGAGCATCATTTTTTAAGAGTACCGCAGAAGAAAAATTCAAAG GTACTGGTGGGGAGAGAGAGCTTTCCTTGAAAAGTTTGTCAGAAGAAAAATCTGAAG CCAATAATGTATGTGGTATTCCATCTGTTCAAAACCTGGACAATAATGCAGCCGATAAAG GTGCTGAAGTGAGTGTTGACGGTGATACAGCTGGAGCAATTGTTCAAAGGCAGAGCATTGAAG CTACTGATGTTATTAccattgatgatgatgatgatgatcaccCGCGTGAGAAAAGTGGACAAGCAACAGTTGATCTAGATGCTGATGACGCTGGGGATACTCATCATGCGGAACACAAGACAAATAACATATCACGCAGAGGCCACAGAAACGTGAAGGTGAAGCGGGGAGCCTCACTGCACATGCGCATGTGGCATTACATCGATCCTCAGGGCGATGAGCAAGGGCCTTTTACGATGGAGCACCTGCGCAATTGGTGGAACAATGGCTACTTCCGCGATGATTTCAGAGTCTGGAGGACAGGCCAAACTAGCGACACTGCCATTAAGCTCATAGATGCTCTGCAGTTGATTGACGAGGTAGTGGCAGTTACGGGGCCTCATGTTGTAGATGACTAG
- the LOC117848444 gene encoding uncharacterized protein At5g08430 isoform X3 has translation MGNRARSGRRRRAGGGDGGEASSSKRLRWVAEEEQEEEEEAVDGEDLCFVCKDGGELRVCDFRSCHKAYHPVCVGKDSDFLNSNEEFICEWHTCFICKGRSRYYCYCCPWHTFCQGCVSQAEFVPVLRKTKGFCINCLRMAIMIEKNVDVDSDGERADFNDRATYEFLFKEYWEIVRDKEGMTLDKLEEAYAILKRGQNCKPDPDLEKLPDEERNSDAEFVGHSDDSDEELSSRAKLNGMTMKIKSFRKGAKSMRNGFVGWGSKELIEFLSSIGKDTSETLDQYGVADVVKNYIRQNDLLQKDKKKLVICDEKLQPLFRKSKVRYNKIHYLLERHIAANMILEDEALASSEDNRDSVMTKKARIASYQPSAPKRTPEINKRCFASLVCDNINLIYLRRSLVVHLLKEPDTFESKVIGCFVRIKNDRKDYSFHMHKKLYQLGQVTGIRKTTEEDKIKDISDVLLCIFNMPDISISMLSDEDFDEEECQDLRLLAQNKSFKRYTVGDLEEKARSLRKDIMSHWINRELQRLDRLIDMANEKGWRKAKDEYLDKKQLLRKPSEQQRLLEEVPRVIPEMEDSKDTEVQVTTRDRSTQKSTVAFQGTNAGSTVSLKRCSEEKYKGTNGTRASFFKSTAEEKFKGTGGERELSLKSLSEEKSEANNVCGIPSVQNLDNNAADKGAEVSVDGDTAGAIVQRQSIEATDVITIDDDDDDHPREKSGQATVDLDADDAGDTHHAEHKTNNISRRGHRNVKVKRGASLHMRMWHYIDPQGDEQGPFTMEHLRNWWNNGYFRDDFRVWRTGQTSDTAIKLIDALQLIDEVVAVTGPHVVDD, from the exons ATGGGGAATCGGGCGAGGAGCGGGAGGCGCCGccgtgcgggcggcggcgacggcggggaagCGAGCAGCAGCAAGCGCCTCCGGTGGGtagcggaggaggagcaggaggaggaggaggaggcggtggatgGGGAGGACCTCTGCTTCGTCTGCAAGGACGGCGGCGAACTCCGCGTCTGCGATTTCAG GAGCTGCCACAAAGCTTACCATCCTGTGTGCGTGGGGAAAGATAGCGATTTCCTCAATTCAAATGAAGAATTCATTTGTG AATGGCATACATGCTTTATTTGTAAAGGGCGTTCACGCTACTATTGCTATTGCTGTCCATGGCACACCTTCTGCCAAGGTTGCGTGTCACAGGCAGAATTCGTTCCAGTCCTGAGGAAGACAAAGGGATTCTGCATTAACTGTTTAAGGATGGCAATCATGATTGAGAAGAATGTTGATGTTGACTCTGATGGG GAGAGGGCCGATTTCAATGACAGGGCAACTTATGAATTTCTATTCAAGGAGTATTGGGAGATAGTTAGAGACAAGGAGGGCATGACTCTGGATAAACTTGAAGAAGCATATGCTATTCTGAAAAGAGGCCAAAACTGCAAACCAGATCCAGATTTAGAAAAACTTCCTGATGAAGAGCGTAATTCGGATGCTGAGTTTGTGGGCCACAGTGATGATAGTGATGAAGAGCTGTCTTCCCGAGCCAAATTAAATGGAATGACAATGAAAATTAAATCTTTCCGGAAGGGAGCTAAGTCAATGAGGAATGGCTTTGTAGGCTGGGGTTCGAAAGAACTCATTGAATTCCTTTCGTCAATCGGGAAAGATACATCAGAAACTCTAGATCAATatggtgttgctgatgttgTGAAGAACTACATTCGACAAAATGATCTATTGCAAAAAGATAAGAAAAAACTTGTCATATGTGATGAAAAGCTCCAGCCTTTGTTTAGGAAATCAAAAGTGAGGTACAACAAGATACATTACTTGCTAGAAAGGCATATTGCTGCGAACATGATATTGGAGGATGAAGCCCTTGCTAGTTCTGAGGATAACCGTGATTCAGTTATGACAAAGAAAGCACGTATTGCAAGCTATCAGCCCAGTGCCCCGAAGCGTACTCCAGAAATAAACAAGAGATGTTTTGCTTCTCTTGTTTGTGATAACATTAATCTAATCTATTTGAGGAGATCATTAGTTGTGCACCTACTTAAGGAGCCAGATACATTTGAAAGTAAAGTTATTGGCTGTTTTGTTAGAATAAAGAATGACCGCAAAGATTATAGTTTCCACATGCATAAAAAGTTGTACCAGCTTGGACAAGTAACAG GCATTAGGAAAACCACTGAAGAAGACAAGATAAAAGACATTTCAGATGTTCTTTTATGTATTTTCAACATGCCTGACATCAGCATTTCGATGTTGTCAGATGAAGACTTTGATGAG GAAGAATGTCAAGATCTTCGTCTGCTGGCCCAGAATAAATCCTTTAAAAGGTATACTGTG GGTGATCTTGAGGAGAAAGCAAGGAGTTTACGCAAGGACATAATGAGTCAT TGGATTAATCGAGAGCTTCAGAGACTGGATAGATTGATTGACATGGCGAACGAGAAAGGTTGGAGAAAGGC TAAGGATGAATACCTGGATAAGAAACAGCTCTTACGCAAACCATCAGAACAACAACGTTTACTTGAAGAGGTCCCACGAGTTATTCCGGAGATGGAAGATAGTAAAGATACTGAAGTTCAAGTTACAACAAGAGACCGGTCTACTCAGAAGAGTACTGTCGCTTTTCAAG GTACCAATGCAGGGAGCACCGTTTCTTTAAAAAGATGCTcggaagaaaaatataaag gtACCAATGGGACAAGAGCATCATTTTTTAAGAGTACCGCAGAAGAAAAATTCAAAG GTACTGGTGGGGAGAGAGAGCTTTCCTTGAAAAGTTTGTCAGAAGAAAAATCTGAAG CCAATAATGTATGTGGTATTCCATCTGTTCAAAACCTGGACAATAATGCAGCCGATAAAG GTGCTGAAGTGAGTGTTGACGGTGATACAGCTGGAGCAATTGTTCAAAGGCAGAGCATTGAAG CTACTGATGTTATTAccattgatgatgatgatgatgatcaccCGCGTGAGAAAAGTGGACAAGCAACAGTTGATCTAGATGCTGATGACGCTGGGGATACTCATCATGCGGAACACAAGACAAATAACATATCACGCAGAGGCCACAGAAACGTGAAGGTGAAGCGGGGAGCCTCACTGCACATGCGCATGTGGCATTACATCGATCCTCAGGGCGATGAGCAAGGGCCTTTTACGATGGAGCACCTGCGCAATTGGTGGAACAATGGCTACTTCCGCGATGATTTCAGAGTCTGGAGGACAGGCCAAACTAGCGACACTGCCATTAAGCTCATAGATGCTCTGCAGTTGATTGACGAGGTAGTGGCAGTTACGGGGCCTCATGTTGTAGATGACTAG
- the LOC117848444 gene encoding uncharacterized protein At5g08430 isoform X2 produces MGNRARSGRRRRAGGGDGGEASSSKRLRWVAEEEQEEEEEAVDGEDLCFVCKDGGELRVCDFRSCHKAYHPVCVGKDSDFLNSNEEFICEWHTCFICKGRSRYYCYCCPWHTFCQGCVSQAEFVPVLRKTKGFCINCLRMAIMIEKNVDVDSDGERADFNDRATYEFLFKEYWEIVRDKEGMTLDKLEEAYAILKRGQNCKPDPDLEKLPDEERNSDAEFVGHSDDSDEELSSRAKLNGMTMKIKSFRKGAKSMRNGFVGWGSKELIEFLSSIGKDTSETLDQYGVADVVKNYIRQNDLLQKDKKKLVICDEKLQPLFRKSKVRYNKIHYLLERHIAANMILEDEALASSEDNRDSVMTKKARIASYQPSAPKRTPEINKRCFASLVCDNINLIYLRRSLVVHLLKEPDTFESKVIGCFVRIKNDRKDYSFHMHKKLYQLGQVTGIRKTTEEDKIKDISDVLLCIFNMPDISISMLSDEDFDEEECQDLRLLAQNKSFKRYTVGDLEEKARSLRKDIMSHWINRELQRLDRLIDMANEKGWRKAKDEYLDKKQLLRKPSEQQRLLEEVPRVIPEMEDSKDTEVQVTTRDRSTQKSTVAFQGTNGTRASFFKSTAEEKFKGTGGERELSLKSLSEEKSEATNANTDGGTSVTHTQKPGTEANNVCGIPSVQNLDNNAADKGAEVSVDGDTAGAIVQRQSIEATDVITIDDDDDDHPREKSGQATVDLDADDAGDTHHAEHKTNNISRRGHRNVKVKRGASLHMRMWHYIDPQGDEQGPFTMEHLRNWWNNGYFRDDFRVWRTGQTSDTAIKLIDALQLIDEVVAVTGPHVVDD; encoded by the exons ATGGGGAATCGGGCGAGGAGCGGGAGGCGCCGccgtgcgggcggcggcgacggcggggaagCGAGCAGCAGCAAGCGCCTCCGGTGGGtagcggaggaggagcaggaggaggaggaggaggcggtggatgGGGAGGACCTCTGCTTCGTCTGCAAGGACGGCGGCGAACTCCGCGTCTGCGATTTCAG GAGCTGCCACAAAGCTTACCATCCTGTGTGCGTGGGGAAAGATAGCGATTTCCTCAATTCAAATGAAGAATTCATTTGTG AATGGCATACATGCTTTATTTGTAAAGGGCGTTCACGCTACTATTGCTATTGCTGTCCATGGCACACCTTCTGCCAAGGTTGCGTGTCACAGGCAGAATTCGTTCCAGTCCTGAGGAAGACAAAGGGATTCTGCATTAACTGTTTAAGGATGGCAATCATGATTGAGAAGAATGTTGATGTTGACTCTGATGGG GAGAGGGCCGATTTCAATGACAGGGCAACTTATGAATTTCTATTCAAGGAGTATTGGGAGATAGTTAGAGACAAGGAGGGCATGACTCTGGATAAACTTGAAGAAGCATATGCTATTCTGAAAAGAGGCCAAAACTGCAAACCAGATCCAGATTTAGAAAAACTTCCTGATGAAGAGCGTAATTCGGATGCTGAGTTTGTGGGCCACAGTGATGATAGTGATGAAGAGCTGTCTTCCCGAGCCAAATTAAATGGAATGACAATGAAAATTAAATCTTTCCGGAAGGGAGCTAAGTCAATGAGGAATGGCTTTGTAGGCTGGGGTTCGAAAGAACTCATTGAATTCCTTTCGTCAATCGGGAAAGATACATCAGAAACTCTAGATCAATatggtgttgctgatgttgTGAAGAACTACATTCGACAAAATGATCTATTGCAAAAAGATAAGAAAAAACTTGTCATATGTGATGAAAAGCTCCAGCCTTTGTTTAGGAAATCAAAAGTGAGGTACAACAAGATACATTACTTGCTAGAAAGGCATATTGCTGCGAACATGATATTGGAGGATGAAGCCCTTGCTAGTTCTGAGGATAACCGTGATTCAGTTATGACAAAGAAAGCACGTATTGCAAGCTATCAGCCCAGTGCCCCGAAGCGTACTCCAGAAATAAACAAGAGATGTTTTGCTTCTCTTGTTTGTGATAACATTAATCTAATCTATTTGAGGAGATCATTAGTTGTGCACCTACTTAAGGAGCCAGATACATTTGAAAGTAAAGTTATTGGCTGTTTTGTTAGAATAAAGAATGACCGCAAAGATTATAGTTTCCACATGCATAAAAAGTTGTACCAGCTTGGACAAGTAACAG GCATTAGGAAAACCACTGAAGAAGACAAGATAAAAGACATTTCAGATGTTCTTTTATGTATTTTCAACATGCCTGACATCAGCATTTCGATGTTGTCAGATGAAGACTTTGATGAG GAAGAATGTCAAGATCTTCGTCTGCTGGCCCAGAATAAATCCTTTAAAAGGTATACTGTG GGTGATCTTGAGGAGAAAGCAAGGAGTTTACGCAAGGACATAATGAGTCAT TGGATTAATCGAGAGCTTCAGAGACTGGATAGATTGATTGACATGGCGAACGAGAAAGGTTGGAGAAAGGC TAAGGATGAATACCTGGATAAGAAACAGCTCTTACGCAAACCATCAGAACAACAACGTTTACTTGAAGAGGTCCCACGAGTTATTCCGGAGATGGAAGATAGTAAAGATACTGAAGTTCAAGTTACAACAAGAGACCGGTCTACTCAGAAGAGTACTGTCGCTTTTCAAG gtACCAATGGGACAAGAGCATCATTTTTTAAGAGTACCGCAGAAGAAAAATTCAAAG GTACTGGTGGGGAGAGAGAGCTTTCCTTGAAAAGTTTGTCAGAAGAAAAATCTGAAG CTACTAACGCCAACACTGATGGTGGTACATCTGTAACACATACTCAGAAACCGGGCACTGAAG CCAATAATGTATGTGGTATTCCATCTGTTCAAAACCTGGACAATAATGCAGCCGATAAAG GTGCTGAAGTGAGTGTTGACGGTGATACAGCTGGAGCAATTGTTCAAAGGCAGAGCATTGAAG CTACTGATGTTATTAccattgatgatgatgatgatgatcaccCGCGTGAGAAAAGTGGACAAGCAACAGTTGATCTAGATGCTGATGACGCTGGGGATACTCATCATGCGGAACACAAGACAAATAACATATCACGCAGAGGCCACAGAAACGTGAAGGTGAAGCGGGGAGCCTCACTGCACATGCGCATGTGGCATTACATCGATCCTCAGGGCGATGAGCAAGGGCCTTTTACGATGGAGCACCTGCGCAATTGGTGGAACAATGGCTACTTCCGCGATGATTTCAGAGTCTGGAGGACAGGCCAAACTAGCGACACTGCCATTAAGCTCATAGATGCTCTGCAGTTGATTGACGAGGTAGTGGCAGTTACGGGGCCTCATGTTGTAGATGACTAG
- the LOC117848444 gene encoding uncharacterized protein At5g08430 isoform X1 has translation MGNRARSGRRRRAGGGDGGEASSSKRLRWVAEEEQEEEEEAVDGEDLCFVCKDGGELRVCDFRSCHKAYHPVCVGKDSDFLNSNEEFICEWHTCFICKGRSRYYCYCCPWHTFCQGCVSQAEFVPVLRKTKGFCINCLRMAIMIEKNVDVDSDGERADFNDRATYEFLFKEYWEIVRDKEGMTLDKLEEAYAILKRGQNCKPDPDLEKLPDEERNSDAEFVGHSDDSDEELSSRAKLNGMTMKIKSFRKGAKSMRNGFVGWGSKELIEFLSSIGKDTSETLDQYGVADVVKNYIRQNDLLQKDKKKLVICDEKLQPLFRKSKVRYNKIHYLLERHIAANMILEDEALASSEDNRDSVMTKKARIASYQPSAPKRTPEINKRCFASLVCDNINLIYLRRSLVVHLLKEPDTFESKVIGCFVRIKNDRKDYSFHMHKKLYQLGQVTGIRKTTEEDKIKDISDVLLCIFNMPDISISMLSDEDFDEEECQDLRLLAQNKSFKRYTVGDLEEKARSLRKDIMSHWINRELQRLDRLIDMANEKGWRKAKDEYLDKKQLLRKPSEQQRLLEEVPRVIPEMEDSKDTEVQVTTRDRSTQKSTVAFQGTNAGSTVSLKRCSEEKYKGTNGTRASFFKSTAEEKFKGTGGERELSLKSLSEEKSEATNANTDGGTSVTHTQKPGTEANNVCGIPSVQNLDNNAADKGAEVSVDGDTAGAIVQRQSIEATDVITIDDDDDDHPREKSGQATVDLDADDAGDTHHAEHKTNNISRRGHRNVKVKRGASLHMRMWHYIDPQGDEQGPFTMEHLRNWWNNGYFRDDFRVWRTGQTSDTAIKLIDALQLIDEVVAVTGPHVVDD, from the exons ATGGGGAATCGGGCGAGGAGCGGGAGGCGCCGccgtgcgggcggcggcgacggcggggaagCGAGCAGCAGCAAGCGCCTCCGGTGGGtagcggaggaggagcaggaggaggaggaggaggcggtggatgGGGAGGACCTCTGCTTCGTCTGCAAGGACGGCGGCGAACTCCGCGTCTGCGATTTCAG GAGCTGCCACAAAGCTTACCATCCTGTGTGCGTGGGGAAAGATAGCGATTTCCTCAATTCAAATGAAGAATTCATTTGTG AATGGCATACATGCTTTATTTGTAAAGGGCGTTCACGCTACTATTGCTATTGCTGTCCATGGCACACCTTCTGCCAAGGTTGCGTGTCACAGGCAGAATTCGTTCCAGTCCTGAGGAAGACAAAGGGATTCTGCATTAACTGTTTAAGGATGGCAATCATGATTGAGAAGAATGTTGATGTTGACTCTGATGGG GAGAGGGCCGATTTCAATGACAGGGCAACTTATGAATTTCTATTCAAGGAGTATTGGGAGATAGTTAGAGACAAGGAGGGCATGACTCTGGATAAACTTGAAGAAGCATATGCTATTCTGAAAAGAGGCCAAAACTGCAAACCAGATCCAGATTTAGAAAAACTTCCTGATGAAGAGCGTAATTCGGATGCTGAGTTTGTGGGCCACAGTGATGATAGTGATGAAGAGCTGTCTTCCCGAGCCAAATTAAATGGAATGACAATGAAAATTAAATCTTTCCGGAAGGGAGCTAAGTCAATGAGGAATGGCTTTGTAGGCTGGGGTTCGAAAGAACTCATTGAATTCCTTTCGTCAATCGGGAAAGATACATCAGAAACTCTAGATCAATatggtgttgctgatgttgTGAAGAACTACATTCGACAAAATGATCTATTGCAAAAAGATAAGAAAAAACTTGTCATATGTGATGAAAAGCTCCAGCCTTTGTTTAGGAAATCAAAAGTGAGGTACAACAAGATACATTACTTGCTAGAAAGGCATATTGCTGCGAACATGATATTGGAGGATGAAGCCCTTGCTAGTTCTGAGGATAACCGTGATTCAGTTATGACAAAGAAAGCACGTATTGCAAGCTATCAGCCCAGTGCCCCGAAGCGTACTCCAGAAATAAACAAGAGATGTTTTGCTTCTCTTGTTTGTGATAACATTAATCTAATCTATTTGAGGAGATCATTAGTTGTGCACCTACTTAAGGAGCCAGATACATTTGAAAGTAAAGTTATTGGCTGTTTTGTTAGAATAAAGAATGACCGCAAAGATTATAGTTTCCACATGCATAAAAAGTTGTACCAGCTTGGACAAGTAACAG GCATTAGGAAAACCACTGAAGAAGACAAGATAAAAGACATTTCAGATGTTCTTTTATGTATTTTCAACATGCCTGACATCAGCATTTCGATGTTGTCAGATGAAGACTTTGATGAG GAAGAATGTCAAGATCTTCGTCTGCTGGCCCAGAATAAATCCTTTAAAAGGTATACTGTG GGTGATCTTGAGGAGAAAGCAAGGAGTTTACGCAAGGACATAATGAGTCAT TGGATTAATCGAGAGCTTCAGAGACTGGATAGATTGATTGACATGGCGAACGAGAAAGGTTGGAGAAAGGC TAAGGATGAATACCTGGATAAGAAACAGCTCTTACGCAAACCATCAGAACAACAACGTTTACTTGAAGAGGTCCCACGAGTTATTCCGGAGATGGAAGATAGTAAAGATACTGAAGTTCAAGTTACAACAAGAGACCGGTCTACTCAGAAGAGTACTGTCGCTTTTCAAG GTACCAATGCAGGGAGCACCGTTTCTTTAAAAAGATGCTcggaagaaaaatataaag gtACCAATGGGACAAGAGCATCATTTTTTAAGAGTACCGCAGAAGAAAAATTCAAAG GTACTGGTGGGGAGAGAGAGCTTTCCTTGAAAAGTTTGTCAGAAGAAAAATCTGAAG CTACTAACGCCAACACTGATGGTGGTACATCTGTAACACATACTCAGAAACCGGGCACTGAAG CCAATAATGTATGTGGTATTCCATCTGTTCAAAACCTGGACAATAATGCAGCCGATAAAG GTGCTGAAGTGAGTGTTGACGGTGATACAGCTGGAGCAATTGTTCAAAGGCAGAGCATTGAAG CTACTGATGTTATTAccattgatgatgatgatgatgatcaccCGCGTGAGAAAAGTGGACAAGCAACAGTTGATCTAGATGCTGATGACGCTGGGGATACTCATCATGCGGAACACAAGACAAATAACATATCACGCAGAGGCCACAGAAACGTGAAGGTGAAGCGGGGAGCCTCACTGCACATGCGCATGTGGCATTACATCGATCCTCAGGGCGATGAGCAAGGGCCTTTTACGATGGAGCACCTGCGCAATTGGTGGAACAATGGCTACTTCCGCGATGATTTCAGAGTCTGGAGGACAGGCCAAACTAGCGACACTGCCATTAAGCTCATAGATGCTCTGCAGTTGATTGACGAGGTAGTGGCAGTTACGGGGCCTCATGTTGTAGATGACTAG